TGAATTTAATGATAACTTGAATCCTACATGATTTCAAGATCtacagagagctggcctcagaaccACCTTTAAAATGATGGATTAGACAAGGGTTTTTTCCTCTGCTTCACAGAATAAAGTGCACTCAAGAGGTTACTCTAGTCAAACAGctagaaccaggatttgaactctgggcctCCATCATCAAAATCAAAGCTTTTTCCACTGGCCCACCCTGCCCCTCTGGGGACTGCAGTCCAGACTCTCTTCTACTGTCTGGTTTATACTACCTTGGGAGAAGTAACTGAAGTCACTTTCTGGCTTGGGGTGGGAGAGGGTGAGGAATTAgaagtctctaaggtctcttccagtcctaaatctagGATACTCTGGTCCTATGATTCCAGGGACCTTGGCTTCAAGAGTGTCACTGAGGcaggtagctgggtggttcagtggattgagagccaggcctagagacaggaggtcctgggttcaaatctggcctcagacacttcccagctgtgtccccctgggcaagtcacttcacccccattgcctagcccttactgctcttctgtcttggagccaatacacagtattgattctaaggaggaagatgagagtttaaaaaaaaagtgtcccTGAGGAAGAAGACATGGGAAAACCAGCCAGCAAAATCACTGCCACCCTCCTCCCCACAAGCAGGCCAAGAAAACACTCATCACTGAAAGGGTTCACGTGTGGGGACGGAGCCAAAGGAAGGATCCTGGTGGGCAAAGAGTGGCAGAGTCGTCGGAAAGACGGTGATGGTCTTAACAGAGATGAAGAATAGGCTCTAACGAACCCCACGAACAGGAACTGAGGCCCCTACTATGGACATCACAGAAAACAGCCATCGAGACGAGCTCCGAAGGAGAGAAACAACAAGGGCGTCGAGCACTGCCAGACGGAAGGGGTGGACGATGCCGGCTCTGATGCCGCTGCCCACCTCACAGGGCTGCTATGGGAGAAGCCCTTTGTGAGGTCAGTGTAGATCCCCGGCAAaggcaggagggggaggggagaagggccTGGAGGTGAGCGCCATGAGACCAAGCTCTGTGGTGCAGCATGCCTCAGCAGGCCACGTCTCCAGCCCAGCCCTTGGTAAAGCAGCGCTGACTGAAGGACTCGGTTCCCAGGGAAGTGGCCGACACTGTCCCCTCTCCAGTATGTGCCCCCACGGCCCCTCCTTCTGGGGCTGCTTCCTCGTCCTCTGCCTGGGGAGTGCTCTCGGGGAGGCCCAAGGCTCCTCCGTCTTCCCTCCACTTCCCCACGTGGACCAGTATGAAGTGGTCCGGCCTCTCCGCTTGCCCGTGTCGGGGGCCCGGAATGAACTCTCTTCCAGGGCGACTCTGTATCCCGAGACCATCCGCTACCTGCTGGGCCTGAGAGGCAACAACTTCACCCTCCACCTTCGCAGAAACAGGCACCTGCTCGGGTCGGACTACACAGAGACCCACACGCTGGCCAACGGCACCGAAGTCACGGCGAAGCGGGGGGCCGGCCACCACTGCTTCTACCAGGGTCATGTGGAGGAGCACCAGAATTCCATCGCCAGCGTGAGCACCTGCCGAGGCATCCGCGGCTTTTTCAAAACTGGCTCCACCGTCCATCTGATTGAGCCTCTAGAGCACAAGAGGCACCGCAGCCTCCAGGAGAGAGCTGGCAGCGCCCCGGGGAGGCATAACCTGACCCAGGGAAGGCACGGCGGCACCCCTGAGAGACACGGCGGCACCCCTGAGAGACACGGCGGCACCCCCGAGAGACACGGCGGCACCCCCGAGAGACACGGCGGCACCCCCGAGAGACATGGCAGCACCCCCGAGAGAACCCCCGAGAGACACGGCGGCACCCCCGAGAGACACAGCATTCCCCTGAGGAGACACGGCACCAGCAAGGCCTATGAGAGCAGCCTGGAGAAATCCAGCAGCCCCCTTGAGATGTATGGCTTCACTCAGGAAAAGCCCAGCAGCAGCTCTCAAAAGGCACACGAGCCCGAGAGAAGCGGCACCACTCAGGGGCCCCGGGGGGGCAGCGATCCGGGGAAGCAGGGGAGCCTCGTGGACAGATACGACAGCCTGCGGGAGAAAGCGGGCGCCACGCAGGGCAAGCACAGCAGCACTCATGAAGTGCCCGACAGGAATCAGGAGAGGCCTGGGGACATCCAGAGGCGCCACGGCACCACCCAGGGGAAACAGGAGGGACCCGAGGCCTCCCCGAGCAAGGCCAGCAGCCCCCAAGCCCCCCAGGGGAGCCGCCCCAGGGACCAGAGGAAGCATGCCATCTACAGGCAGCAAGGCCTCAAGGAGAAGCAAGGCAAGTGTGGAGTCAGCAAGATCAGCCTGAAGGGAGAACTGGAGACCCTGATGGCCGCGGCCAGCACGCCCCTCAACTGGAAACCGGGGGCCGTGTCCAAGGAAACCCGCTACGTGGAGCTCTTCGTGGTGGTGGACAACACGGAGTACAAGAAATACAAAAGTCTAAGCACGGTGCGGCAGCGGGTGAAGGAGATCGTCAACCACGTGGACCGCATTTATCAGGAGATCAATTTCCGCGTGGTTCTGATCGGTTTGGAAATATGGGACCAAGTGGACAAGGCCGCCATCAACTCCAACATACAGTCCGCCTTGGCCAGCTTCCTCCGGTGGCGGGAAAGTCACCTGGTCGGGAAGAAGAGTCACGACAACGCCCAGCTGATCACGGGCGTAAACTTTGAGGGCACCATCGTGGGCATGGCCAGACTGGCCTCCATGTGCACCGAGGGCTCGGGGGGAGTGAACCACGACTACAGCGAGAACCCCTTGGGAGTGGCCACCAGCTTGGCTCACGAGATGGGCCACAACCTGGGGATGGACCACGACGAAAACATCCCAGACTGCCAGTGCGAGGAAAGCACGAAGCGCGGCTGCGTCATGGCCTCCGGGTGGAGCATGATCTTCCCCAGGAAGTTCAGCAGCTGCAGTAAAGAAAACCTGCAGAAGTTTCTTTGGGGGACCATCTTCACCCCAACCTGCCTGAACAACTACCCCGACCTGGAGAAGATGGAGGGGCCGCCTGTGTGCGGGAACAAGTTTTTGGAAAAAGGAGAGGAGTGCGACTGTGGCCTGCCAGGGGAGTGCCTGAACCAGTGCTGTAACCCCAACAACTGCAGGCTGGCTAGCGGGGCCCAGTGCACAGAGGGCGAGTGCTGCCAGGCGTGCCAGGTGTCGCCCGCCGGCCAGGTGTGCCGGGAGTCCCAGAACTCCTGTGACCTGACCGAGTTCTGCGACGGCCAGCATCCGAGGTGCCCGGAAAACGTGTACAAAGAGAACGGCAGCCCCTGCTCCAACGGCTACTGCTACAACGGGTCGTGCCCCACTTACAAGCAGCAGTGCCAGGCGCTCTGGGGCATGGAGGCGGATCTGTCCACAGAGAGATGCTACCTGCTCGAGATGCCCAAAGCATGCACTGAAGCCTTCTATCCCTCCAAGAAGGGCCTGATCAAATGCGAATTCCTGTTCTGCTCGCGACCCAGCAGCGAGCACGCCAATCGGGAGCTGTGCAGCTTCCTTCTGGACCGCGACAGGTGTGACCTGGCCATAACCAAGAGCGAGAACAACGACCCTTTTGAGATGGTGGCCACAGGAACCAAGTGTGGCAAGGAGAAGGTGTGCTTCCAGAAGCAGTGCCAGGACCTCAGCATCTACGGATCCAAGAACTGTTCCAGTAAGTGCAACAGCCGGGGGGTCTGCAACCACAAGCAGGAGTGCCACTGCGACCCGGGCTGGGCGCCCCCGCTCTGCCTCCAAAGGCTCACCGCCTTGACAGAGAAGAAAGAGTCCTGGAGACTCGGCTCCCAGGAACCGTCCACACACGCGCTCAACTTGAAAGACAGGAGAGTGCTGGTGGGTGTCCTTGTGGCCTTGTCATTGCTGGCCATACTTGCCATTCTGGTATTTGTCCTGTGCAAGTGGAAATCGGGAAAGGGCCGCAGTGTCTCCAGTCTGTCTCCCACCTATTAGTTACACGGGGGGAATTGTAGGGCATCCTTGAAAAGTCACAGTGGGCATGGAGCTACATGGGGCAGGCCGCTGCTTGCCATCCTGCCTGATGTTCAATACCCCAAATCTACTTTTTCTTCCCATTACATACAACTTGTTTAAAAACTATATctatacaaattaaatttaatatggtGATACCAACATTGTTCTGTttgtttccttctgaatttccttctactcttttctgagcctttaaaaatgagaagactCCTTTTGGGGGAATATTACTCTGCTGACCCTATTCTGACAACTTATTCCTGCCCCCTCATCCCAAAAGCCCTCCTTTGTAACAAACAGATATAGTCAAAACAATTGTACTATATTGGTTGTGTCTCAATATGACTTTTTTTGCACTTACAATCCATCTTCTGGGAGGTGGAAGGGGGGGTGGCATCTTTTGGATATAGTCTTTTGGAGTTCTGTTTGGTCACTGCATGGATAAGAATTCTTAATTCTTCCAGAGCTGACTTGCATGAAAATGTTGGGGCCATTATATTAATAGTTCCCCTCCTTCTACTCCCTTGATTCTGTATCCGTTTATATAAGTCTTccaaggtttctctgaatctttctCCCTTCAGTTCTTAGAGTATATGATAACATTATATTTATAAACCATAATTTTCCATCATTATCCAATTGATAAGCTTTTACTTtggagtttttaaattttattttatctccctTGATTTTGTTGACCTTTATTCttccagaagaactctgtaatgATTTTGTATAACCTTTTGGTATAATCTTTTGTATAATCTTTTGGTAACTACCAAAATTAGTATGTTTTAGtatgtataaaaaatattaataattagtatggcactgaatctTAAAATTTAGGaagtattttcattattatttatttccagcctggagtcagaagacatcttcctgagttcaaatctggccttagacatttactggctgtgtgaccatgggcaaagcacttcatcctgtttgcctcaatttcctcatctgtaaaatgagctggagaaggaaatggcaaaccactccagtatctttgccaagaaaactccaaagtggggtcacgaagagtcagacatgactgaaaaatgactcaacaacaatcatttttattatataagcaAGGCCCAAGCATGaggaattaatttcttttcaatgATTTCTCTTCCTTAAATTCTGCAAagaatgttttgtagttatattcatgTAATTCCAGTGTATTTTGATAAGTGcattgatataatttatatattctgCAGTGATGTTGAATGAAATtttgttttccatctttttttctgctGGGCTTTGTTGGTAATGTACAAAAAGACTGGtgattttttagtttatttaactGTTAATTGAAGTTATTGCTttgattactttttaattttaaatttaaggtTCTTGAGCAAACTGATTATATCTACAAAAGTAAGGAATCTGATTAGCCTTGGCTTATTCTCTCACCTTATGTTTCTTGTCTTGTGGTGATGGCTAGTGCttctagaactatatcaaatgatagtagtgataatggacattATTCTTTTAGTCCTCATCTTATTTTAATGCCTCTAGGGTTTTCCCAATACAGATCATGATAGCTCTAGGTTCAGATAGATACTGTTTTTCATTAGGAAAAGGTCcattttattcctatgttttctatgttttttaacataaaagtatattattttttgtttttaaaaaaaccttttctctttttgatattgatataatgtttttaaaggtctttaatatgatttattatgtttgttttcctaataatgaaccaaccttgcatacctggtataaatccaacatGGTAAAGACACtgctaatatttttttcatttttaaacatcaATATTCATTTAACATCAGTAATCAATACAGATACTGGcctataagttttctttctctctccctgattTAGGTATTGGGACCAGATTTGTCTTAGAGGAATTTGAAAGGAATCAGATGTCCtgatttttgtaaatttatatCAACTGGGAGTTAATTGCTTTGAGTCTTCAATAGAATGCAATTGTAAATCCATCTGATccttggtttggtttggtttttcacTATTAGAGTTTATTTGTACAATTTCTTTCTGGCACCAGGTTATTTAAATGTTCATATTATTATATTGCTAATCtggatattttccattttgtaaatatctaTACATTTTGGTTAAGTGGTATTTTGgggtttacatgtaattgattaaaatgatttctaataatttctcttactttctcttcatttgttctgaattcttctttttcatttttgatgtagAGAATTTGGTCACCCGAGCCctttagaaaaacaaattagataatggtttggggtttttttcccatAAAAAAGTAACTAGTTTTATAAATTcaacacattttttattttgcatcttaACTTTTATATGATTTTCAGAAtagcttttaaattttgttgcttttctagttgttttttgtttgtttgtttgtttcacgcccaattcactgatctgttttctttcttttgttgatgaaagtatgcaagtatatatacatatatgtgcatatactaCACATATGTATCTACAAAGGTTTATATGTGTACgttttatgcatttattattttattattttatgcattatgtACACATATCTCTATATGGGCTACTTTggtcattttttaactttttgcgG
The window above is part of the Gracilinanus agilis isolate LMUSP501 chromosome 4, AgileGrace, whole genome shotgun sequence genome. Proteins encoded here:
- the LOC123245022 gene encoding disintegrin and metalloproteinase domain-containing protein 8-like, whose protein sequence is MRPSSVVQHASAGHVSSPALGKAALTEGLGSQGSGRHCPLSSMCPHGPSFWGCFLVLCLGSALGEAQGSSVFPPLPHVDQYEVVRPLRLPVSGARNELSSRATLYPETIRYLLGLRGNNFTLHLRRNRHLLGSDYTETHTLANGTEVTAKRGAGHHCFYQGHVEEHQNSIASVSTCRGIRGFFKTGSTVHLIEPLEHKRHRSLQERAGSAPGRHNLTQGRHGGTPERHGGPLRRHGTSKAYESSLEKSSSPLEMYGFTQEKPSSSSQKAHEPERSGTTQGPRGGSDPGKQGSLVDRYDSLREKAGATQGKHSSTHEVPDRNQERPGDIQRRHGTTQGKQEGPEASPSKASSPQAPQGSRPRDQRKHAIYRQQGLKEKQGKCGVSKISLKGELETLMAAASTPLNWKPGAVSKETRYVELFVVVDNTEYKKYKSLSTVRQRVKEIVNHVDRIYQEINFRVVLIGLEIWDQVDKAAINSNIQSALASFLRWRESHLVGKKSHDNAQLITGVNFEGTIVGMARLASMCTEGSGGVNHDYSENPLGVATSLAHEMGHNLGMDHDENIPDCQCEESTKRGCVMASGWSMIFPRKFSSCSKENLQKFLWGTIFTPTCLNNYPDLEKMEGPPVCGNKFLEKGEECDCGLPGECLNQCCNPNNCRLASGAQCTEGECCQACQVSPAGQVCRESQNSCDLTEFCDGQHPRCPENVYKENGSPCSNGYCYNGSCPTYKQQCQALWGMEADLSTERCYLLEMPKACTEAFYPSKKGLIKCEFLFCSRPSSEHANRELCSFLLDRDRCDLAITKSENNDPFEMVATGTKCGKEKVCFQKQCQDLSIYGSKNCSSKCNSRGVCNHKQECHCDPGWAPPLCLQRLTALTEKKESWRLGSQEPSTHALNLKDRRVLVGVLVALSLLAILAILVFVLCKWKSGKGRSVSSLSPTY